The proteins below come from a single Desulfovulcanus ferrireducens genomic window:
- a CDS encoding FAD-binding and (Fe-S)-binding domain-containing protein, which produces MAQRKPHISLASERLIKRVLKLNLEQFRSWPESVQELALSLAAEIFIIRYNPFIKPELVRQSVWSRLETEKNTLSSTYYQIISTCLENYWREFEQDQEFKNKLIKRLSSILPSENIGLAPNIIAECSTDATDLRMELPLMVLFPETTEQIQEITRLANEMNFALIPRGGGSGLTGGAIPGAQRSVILSTSMMKKILSIDEKDMVLCAQTGVITLDAIKAADEKGLLFTVDPASKAASSLGGNVSENAGGPFAFEYGTTLDNILSYKMVMPTGELIEVRRKNHPRHKILPDETAVFEIYNAQGKLKEVITLKGSEIRTPGLGKDVTNKYLGGLPGIQKEGVDGVITEVCFTLHPKMSLSKVLCLEFFGKSMRNAMHVIKDVVAFRDEIRRNGDLVKISALEEFGTKYVQAIDYKTKSTRYEGHPISVLILQLDSNDAQALDEAVQRIVDIATPYEGVDIFVARDEKEAEHFWEDRHKLSAITKRTSGFKINEDVVIPLEVVPEFSDFIENLNLYYLALAYRKALLKVNNLKGVDIDDEFIHMELDVTSDILKGRLTKDELPEQELELQIRFFFQDLKSRYPKLQNELEDILENLFLTRIIIANHMHAGDGNCHVNIPVNSNDREMLHLAEEAASKVFSEVLRMGGQISGEHGIGVTKIGYLAEEKIKALREYKRIVDPNNIFNPNKLTQKEIPVEPYTFSFNQLIEDIKKTAISEKEKIINLLKDIQTCSRCGKCKQVCPMFLPQKRLLFHPRNKNITLGALIEAIYYSQLLTGEPDPELLEHLRKIMEHCTACGKCTYVCPVKINNAQVALESRSFLDSKNASGHPLKKKILHFLSQDPQHLLPKAAKAASIGQQIQNKVVGFIPASWRQKLDNPLFRGKGPTTEYKNLAEALHLEQGSVFVPDQTRVTQAVIYFPGCGAGLFYRSIGLSALYLLLKSNTAVILPPVHLCCGYPLLASGCTESYHKIAQENKKILQEMVLKNYSRGIVPSHILTSCGTCREGIKEYDLSSPSSSLVQMDVVQYLLQNLSIKPENSPQTLIYHPSCHAEWSGTNLAKAGQIYALNLGEFLNSQVRINPGCCGESGMGALTSPEIYNRIRDQKIERLREVLPSYSQKLPILVGCPSCKIGIKRSLMELKDKHRVLHTVEFLAEQVGGPKWKTEFLKALKKGKVKDNQRVIKL; this is translated from the coding sequence ATGGCTCAAAGAAAACCACATATCTCTCTTGCTTCAGAACGTCTGATAAAAAGGGTCTTAAAACTCAATTTGGAGCAGTTCCGCTCGTGGCCTGAATCCGTCCAGGAACTGGCATTAAGCCTGGCCGCGGAAATTTTCATTATCCGCTACAACCCCTTTATCAAGCCTGAACTGGTACGCCAAAGTGTCTGGTCCAGGCTGGAGACTGAAAAAAATACCCTTTCTTCAACCTATTATCAGATCATCTCAACCTGTCTGGAGAATTACTGGCGCGAATTTGAGCAAGACCAGGAATTTAAGAACAAGCTCATCAAAAGACTATCCTCTATCCTGCCTTCTGAAAACATTGGCCTGGCTCCCAACATAATTGCCGAATGTTCGACTGATGCCACTGATCTACGCATGGAACTGCCTTTAATGGTCCTTTTCCCGGAGACTACAGAACAGATACAGGAAATTACACGGCTTGCCAATGAAATGAATTTCGCCCTCATTCCCCGTGGGGGTGGTTCAGGTTTGACCGGAGGCGCTATTCCAGGGGCCCAGCGTTCTGTGATCTTAAGCACGAGCATGATGAAAAAAATCCTTTCCATCGATGAAAAGGATATGGTTTTATGCGCTCAAACCGGGGTCATTACCTTAGATGCCATCAAGGCCGCAGATGAAAAGGGACTGCTTTTTACTGTTGATCCTGCATCCAAAGCTGCTTCCTCTCTGGGCGGAAATGTCTCGGAAAATGCAGGAGGACCATTCGCCTTTGAATATGGCACAACCCTGGACAATATCTTAAGCTACAAGATGGTCATGCCCACCGGGGAACTCATTGAGGTAAGGCGTAAAAACCATCCTCGGCACAAAATTCTGCCCGATGAGACAGCTGTCTTTGAAATTTACAACGCCCAAGGTAAATTAAAAGAAGTAATCACACTAAAGGGCTCAGAAATCAGAACCCCTGGTCTGGGAAAAGACGTAACCAATAAATATTTAGGTGGGTTGCCTGGCATTCAAAAGGAAGGAGTGGACGGGGTCATTACTGAAGTCTGTTTTACCTTGCACCCGAAAATGTCTCTATCCAAAGTCCTGTGTCTGGAGTTTTTTGGCAAATCCATGCGCAACGCCATGCACGTCATCAAGGATGTAGTTGCGTTTCGTGACGAGATCAGACGAAATGGCGACCTGGTAAAGATTTCAGCCTTAGAAGAGTTCGGGACCAAATATGTCCAGGCCATTGATTACAAGACAAAATCCACCAGGTACGAAGGCCACCCCATTTCAGTGCTCATTCTACAACTGGATTCTAATGATGCCCAAGCCCTGGATGAGGCTGTGCAGAGAATAGTGGATATTGCCACCCCTTATGAGGGAGTGGATATCTTTGTGGCCAGAGATGAAAAAGAAGCCGAACACTTCTGGGAAGACAGGCATAAACTTTCGGCCATTACCAAACGCACCAGCGGATTTAAAATCAATGAAGATGTAGTCATTCCCCTGGAAGTAGTCCCTGAATTTTCTGATTTTATTGAAAATTTAAATCTTTACTATCTGGCTCTGGCCTACCGTAAGGCCCTGTTGAAAGTAAACAATCTCAAAGGGGTGGATATCGATGATGAGTTCATTCACATGGAACTGGATGTAACCTCGGATATCCTCAAAGGCAGGTTAACCAAAGATGAATTGCCGGAACAGGAACTGGAACTACAGATAAGATTCTTCTTCCAGGATCTAAAATCCAGATATCCTAAACTCCAGAATGAATTAGAAGACATTTTAGAAAACCTCTTCCTGACCCGAATAATTATTGCCAATCACATGCATGCCGGTGATGGCAATTGCCATGTAAATATTCCTGTAAATTCCAATGACCGCGAAATGCTCCACCTGGCCGAAGAAGCCGCGTCCAAAGTATTTTCTGAGGTTTTACGTATGGGAGGCCAAATTTCAGGAGAACATGGCATTGGTGTGACCAAAATAGGCTACCTGGCCGAAGAGAAAATCAAGGCCCTACGGGAATATAAAAGGATTGTTGATCCAAATAATATTTTCAATCCCAATAAACTGACCCAGAAAGAAATTCCTGTTGAACCATATACCTTTTCTTTCAATCAACTTATTGAAGATATCAAAAAAACTGCCATTTCGGAAAAAGAAAAGATAATTAACTTACTAAAAGATATTCAAACTTGTTCAAGGTGTGGAAAATGTAAACAGGTCTGCCCGATGTTTCTGCCGCAAAAAAGACTTTTGTTCCACCCTCGCAACAAAAATATCACCCTGGGGGCATTAATTGAGGCCATTTATTACTCCCAACTCTTGACCGGTGAACCTGACCCTGAACTTTTGGAACACTTACGCAAAATAATGGAGCACTGTACTGCCTGTGGCAAATGCACCTATGTCTGCCCGGTAAAAATTAATAATGCACAGGTTGCCCTGGAATCACGCTCCTTTTTGGACTCCAAAAATGCCAGTGGCCATCCTTTAAAAAAGAAAATACTTCACTTTCTAAGCCAGGATCCCCAGCATTTGTTACCCAAAGCAGCCAAGGCTGCCAGCATTGGGCAACAAATTCAAAACAAAGTGGTTGGCTTTATCCCTGCTTCCTGGCGGCAGAAACTGGACAACCCTCTATTTCGAGGCAAAGGCCCGACAACCGAATATAAGAATCTAGCCGAAGCTCTTCATTTGGAGCAGGGTTCTGTTTTTGTCCCGGACCAAACACGAGTTACACAGGCTGTAATCTACTTTCCTGGCTGTGGGGCTGGCCTTTTTTACCGCTCCATTGGCCTGTCCGCGCTCTACCTTTTACTCAAATCCAATACCGCGGTTATACTGCCACCGGTCCATCTCTGTTGTGGCTATCCATTATTGGCTTCTGGTTGTACAGAGTCTTATCACAAGATAGCCCAGGAGAACAAAAAAATTCTTCAAGAGATGGTGTTAAAAAACTATTCCAGGGGCATTGTTCCTAGCCATATTCTTACATCCTGTGGAACCTGCCGGGAAGGAATCAAAGAATACGACTTGAGTAGCCCTTCTTCATCCTTGGTTCAGATGGACGTGGTCCAGTATCTCTTGCAAAACCTGTCCATAAAGCCAGAAAACAGTCCGCAGACACTCATTTATCATCCAAGCTGTCACGCCGAGTGGTCAGGGACAAATCTAGCCAAGGCCGGGCAAATCTACGCCCTAAACCTGGGCGAATTCCTGAACAGCCAAGTTCGAATTAATCCCGGGTGCTGTGGTGAGAGTGGTATGGGAGCCCTGACCTCCCCTGAAATATATAACCGCATAAGAGACCAAAAAATTGAGCGTCTACGCGAAGTTTTACCCTCTTACTCCCAGAAGTTACCCATTTTAGTTGGCTGTCCTTCATGTAAAATCGGCATCAAAAGAAGCCTCATGGAGTTAAAAGATAAGCATAGGGTTTTGCATACAGTCGAATTTCTGGCTGAACAAGTAGGTGGGCCAAAATGGAAGACAGAGTTTTTAAAGGCTCTCAAAAAAGGAAAAGTAAAAGATAACCAGAGAGTTATAAAATTGTAG
- a CDS encoding response regulator yields MKGKILVIDDELHIRMLYQEELEDKGYDVITSNGSDNILKIIEKEEPDVVILDIKLDGNKCGLDILQEIRTRDQDVKIILCTAYDSFQHDVKSIAADYYVVKSVDLTELMDKVEQALSARSRQTRSHQKLDE; encoded by the coding sequence ATGAAGGGAAAAATTTTAGTTATTGATGACGAATTACACATCCGTATGCTCTATCAAGAGGAACTGGAAGATAAAGGTTATGATGTCATCACCTCGAATGGGAGTGATAATATTTTAAAAATCATCGAAAAGGAAGAGCCAGATGTCGTGATTTTAGATATTAAGTTGGATGGCAACAAGTGTGGTCTGGATATCCTGCAGGAAATCCGCACCAGAGACCAGGACGTCAAAATCATTCTCTGCACTGCCTACGACAGTTTTCAGCACGATGTAAAGTCTATTGCTGCGGATTACTATGTGGTTAAGTCTGTCGACCTGACTGAACTTATGGATAAAGTGGAGCAGGCTCTATCTGCACGGTCTCGTCAAACTCGGTCCCACCAAAAGCTGGATGAATAA
- the mltG gene encoding endolytic transglycosylase MltG, with protein sequence MNKLRLVLLFCLFLSVIFLSTLIYVYRSWTQPQAGYGPDKIVHIKPGQSLKEVAALLYNQKIIKHPQIFILGAKLNGEAHKIQAGQFKLSPSWSLAKILDQLTKGSEVLYPLRIPEGLTWWQIGRLVEKNGFCSFDEFARSITERSFLDRMSIHAPSAEGFLFPETYFLSKSKNYSGQEIVGIFIQEFWQKTRDLWTGLSFNQIYQKLILASLVEKETARPEERKRIAGVFFNRLKKGMLLQCDPTVIYGLGPKFDGNLTKKHLQDKQNAYNTYTHKGLPPGPICSPGLASIKAALNPEKHNYLYFVAKGDGTHFFSSSLKEHNMAVYKYQIRRKR encoded by the coding sequence ATGAACAAATTACGCTTGGTTCTTCTCTTTTGCCTGTTCCTGTCTGTAATTTTCCTTTCCACACTAATCTATGTATACCGGTCATGGACCCAGCCTCAGGCTGGATACGGCCCAGATAAGATTGTACACATAAAGCCCGGTCAATCTCTAAAAGAAGTTGCCGCCCTCCTTTATAACCAAAAAATCATTAAGCATCCACAAATTTTTATTCTTGGGGCCAAGTTGAACGGTGAGGCCCACAAGATCCAGGCCGGCCAGTTTAAACTCAGTCCTTCCTGGTCCTTAGCCAAAATTCTGGACCAGTTAACCAAAGGTTCTGAAGTGTTATATCCTCTTAGAATTCCGGAGGGTTTAACCTGGTGGCAAATTGGAAGATTAGTGGAAAAAAATGGTTTCTGTTCCTTTGACGAATTTGCCCGAAGTATTACAGAGCGCTCTTTTCTTGACCGTATGTCCATTCATGCGCCTTCGGCAGAAGGTTTTTTATTTCCGGAAACCTATTTTTTATCCAAATCCAAAAACTACAGCGGGCAAGAAATTGTTGGTATATTTATTCAAGAATTCTGGCAAAAGACCAGGGACCTGTGGACAGGCTTATCTTTTAATCAAATATATCAAAAGTTAATCCTGGCCTCGTTGGTAGAAAAAGAAACAGCACGGCCAGAAGAAAGAAAACGCATAGCCGGTGTTTTTTTTAATAGACTTAAGAAGGGAATGCTTTTACAGTGTGATCCTACCGTAATCTACGGGTTAGGGCCAAAATTTGATGGCAACCTGACTAAAAAGCACCTTCAAGATAAACAAAATGCATACAACACTTATACCCATAAAGGCCTGCCTCCTGGCCCAATCTGTTCGCCAGGCCTTGCATCCATAAAAGCGGCATTGAACCCGGAAAAACATAACTATCTCTATTTTGTGGCCAAAGGAGACGGCACTCACTTCTTTAGTTCAAGCCTTAAAGAACACAATATGGCCGTATATAAATATCAGATAAGAAGAAAGAGGTAA
- the ruvX gene encoding Holliday junction resolvase RuvX → MRYLGIDFGIKRVGLAISDPEGRMAFPLTTIIRTTRDEFFSRLMQLIREKNIEAIVVGLPIGLDGQETLTTRQVHNFIASLKRRTAIPIHTVNEALTSYEAESRLKRQGIKGKKRKKYLDELSAVLILESFLNRASQG, encoded by the coding sequence ATGCGCTATCTGGGTATTGATTTTGGAATAAAACGCGTCGGCTTGGCCATATCCGATCCTGAGGGACGTATGGCCTTTCCCCTGACCACCATTATCAGAACTACGCGTGATGAATTTTTTTCCCGGTTAATGCAACTAATTCGTGAAAAAAATATAGAAGCTATTGTCGTGGGCCTGCCCATAGGTCTTGATGGCCAGGAAACCTTGACAACCAGGCAGGTGCATAATTTTATTGCCAGCCTTAAACGACGCACCGCCATACCCATTCACACGGTCAATGAAGCCCTGACTTCCTATGAAGCTGAAAGTCGGCTAAAAAGACAAGGAATCAAAGGGAAAAAACGCAAAAAATATCTGGATGAGTTATCAGCAGTGCTGATTTTGGAATCATTTCTGAACAGGGCTTCACAGGGTTAA
- a CDS encoding adenine nucleotide alpha hydrolase family protein, with protein MKCRRCQKQAVVALPSHNTAFCADCYLLFFKRQVEKAIKDHKLLTQNDKVVVAISGGKDSLALTWQLANLGYDVTGLHIDLAIPDSSEKAREITTNFCKKFNIKLKILEIKNEGLAIPEVKKRIRRPVCSVCGQIKRYYFNKFALDHGFTVLATGHNLNDEVARLLSNTLRWDTAYLSDQGPLLPAENGFMRKVKPLYRLTEFETANLCYLVGIEYGFTPCPYSSGASFTYYKQLLDELEFNQPGRKLQFYEGFLKRGQKAFKLLEQKQGQELNPCPECGYPTSGELCGVCRIKKMMGVMK; from the coding sequence ATGAAATGCAGAAGATGTCAAAAACAAGCTGTAGTGGCCTTGCCCAGCCATAACACCGCTTTTTGCGCAGACTGTTATCTACTGTTTTTTAAACGCCAGGTAGAAAAGGCCATCAAGGATCACAAACTCCTGACCCAAAATGATAAAGTCGTGGTAGCCATAAGTGGAGGCAAGGACTCTCTGGCCCTTACCTGGCAACTGGCCAATCTTGGCTATGATGTCACCGGCCTCCATATTGACCTGGCTATCCCGGATTCTTCTGAAAAGGCCAGGGAAATTACAACCAACTTTTGTAAAAAGTTTAACATTAAATTGAAAATTTTGGAAATAAAAAATGAAGGGTTGGCAATTCCGGAAGTCAAAAAAAGAATCAGGCGTCCTGTTTGCTCGGTATGTGGTCAAATCAAGAGGTATTATTTTAACAAATTTGCCCTGGACCATGGATTCACTGTCCTGGCCACAGGTCACAACTTAAACGATGAAGTGGCAAGACTGCTTTCGAACACCCTGCGCTGGGATACAGCCTACCTTAGTGACCAGGGGCCACTTCTCCCTGCTGAAAATGGCTTTATGCGCAAGGTCAAACCCTTGTATCGTTTGACAGAATTTGAAACTGCCAATTTGTGTTATCTGGTAGGAATTGAGTACGGTTTTACCCCCTGCCCGTATAGCTCCGGAGCCAGTTTTACCTATTATAAACAACTTCTGGACGAACTTGAATTTAACCAACCCGGTCGCAAACTCCAATTTTACGAAGGATTTTTAAAACGGGGACAAAAAGCCTTCAAGCTTCTGGAACAAAAACAGGGTCAGGAACTCAACCCATGCCCCGAATGTGGTTATCCTACCTCAGGGGAACTATGTGGTGTGTGCCGGATCAAGAAAATGATGGGTGTCATGAAGTAG